Proteins encoded in a region of the Myxococcales bacterium genome:
- a CDS encoding ClpX C4-type zinc finger protein translates to MSVKSIRKGLHQLVGGDPNDAAICNFCGAHRSEVPRILEGSAGYICEGCVFAAAGDLAARDAREGRGAATTFHVVALALDYVDARTPHAGLEPVFDAALALVEGDPSRCRLLASRAFRLHHFARAAEALLRIDEPVRTVTDALGALAALVVVGDRPTIARVLAALDPIALSDLHRLQRDVHRGWAAYRLEASAGPTFTFDGASLGPIVERLRALDAPASLGQALEVAAAYERTRDRGAALQRIEEALGVEDKPSRRLLRGDILADVDPAAARASWEAALALAHPDSVWAARARARIAGARPRS, encoded by the coding sequence ATGAGCGTGAAGTCCATCCGCAAAGGCCTGCACCAGCTCGTTGGCGGCGATCCCAACGACGCCGCGATCTGCAACTTTTGTGGAGCTCACCGGAGCGAGGTGCCGCGGATCCTCGAGGGGAGCGCGGGCTACATCTGCGAGGGCTGCGTCTTCGCGGCGGCGGGGGACCTCGCGGCGCGCGACGCCCGCGAGGGCCGGGGCGCGGCGACCACCTTCCACGTCGTCGCGCTCGCGCTCGACTACGTCGACGCTCGCACTCCCCACGCAGGGCTCGAGCCCGTCTTCGACGCGGCCCTCGCGCTGGTCGAGGGCGACCCGTCGCGCTGCCGGCTCCTCGCGTCGCGCGCCTTCCGCCTCCATCACTTCGCGCGCGCGGCGGAGGCGCTCCTCCGTATCGACGAGCCCGTACGCACCGTGACCGACGCTCTCGGGGCACTGGCGGCGCTCGTCGTCGTCGGCGATCGGCCCACGATCGCGCGGGTCCTGGCGGCGCTCGACCCGATCGCTCTCAGCGACCTCCACCGCCTCCAGCGCGATGTGCACCGCGGGTGGGCGGCGTATCGGCTCGAGGCGAGCGCGGGACCGACCTTCACGTTCGACGGCGCGTCGCTCGGACCGATCGTCGAGCGGCTCCGCGCTCTCGACGCGCCGGCGTCGCTCGGCCAGGCGCTAGAGGTCGCCGCCGCCTACGAGCGCACGCGCGATCGTGGCGCTGCGCTCCAGCGTATCGAGGAGGCCCTCGGCGTCGAGGACAAGCCATCGCGTCGGCTCCTCCGCGGCGACATCCTGGCCGACGTCGATCCCGCCGCGGCGCGCGCGTCCTGGGAGGCGGCGCTCGCCCTCGCGCACCCCGACTCCGTCTGGGCCGCTCGGGCACGCGCGCGCATCGCCGGCGCTCGTCCGCGCTCCTGA
- a CDS encoding sel1 repeat family protein has product MTLRFLAFAERAPRNLRRAGGALGSLALLHLASCSPGAAANAARVEAPSAKQALGDAPAPPCTAVPAVAQTLVIDLPSSQRTDLELAMKSGRAVVHYGCDGMRVLSSCELKGDYRFAGVSLKEEVVQLKSQDEIRASLPISGATLAGGVARGTSLDLATAMVGRSTALGSAAAKSELTGACEGATHFVRAVYVGAFAMRRGSGATVTAAAALFGGSADAKSESDKQTNLRDGSLDACKKSAPDSVQAPADCHSAIRVELFPIGDARPGADTGLSTIASPCPEGYAFAAGRCTTAAKDEAFLCAPTDEAACRAQCKKGSAASCYNLAHLLTGVEDACKGKGEGCIAIAGAAVGAANYPQHLEGAKLYEKACADGVPAACFYVGSHISEGLYGYAKSDDKADASFDRGCSLGHALSCAKLAERLETRDRAAPRAVTLSQRACDLGYGPGCFAVVAKYLKGQGTPKNPAAARAVLSRTCTAGDAKRCAELGVLMLDGTLGDDAKKDVPGALAALGRGCDLKREESCRLAAMACSGEWGVAKDAAKARSYFDRACAGAAATGKACVSLAARLKK; this is encoded by the coding sequence ATGACGCTACGCTTCCTCGCCTTCGCTGAACGCGCGCCTCGGAACCTCCGCCGAGCCGGCGGTGCCCTCGGGTCGCTCGCGCTTCTCCATCTCGCCAGCTGCTCCCCCGGCGCCGCCGCGAACGCGGCGCGCGTGGAGGCGCCGAGCGCGAAGCAGGCCCTCGGTGACGCCCCGGCCCCGCCGTGCACCGCGGTGCCCGCGGTCGCGCAGACGCTCGTCATCGATCTCCCCTCCTCGCAGCGGACCGATTTGGAGCTCGCGATGAAGTCGGGCCGCGCCGTCGTTCACTACGGCTGCGACGGGATGCGCGTGCTGTCCAGCTGCGAGCTCAAGGGAGACTATCGCTTCGCCGGCGTGAGCCTCAAAGAGGAGGTCGTCCAGCTGAAGTCTCAGGACGAGATCCGCGCCAGCCTGCCCATCTCGGGCGCGACGCTCGCGGGCGGTGTCGCTCGTGGGACGAGCCTGGATCTCGCGACCGCGATGGTCGGTCGCAGCACGGCGCTCGGCAGCGCCGCGGCCAAGAGCGAGCTCACGGGCGCGTGCGAAGGCGCGACTCACTTCGTGCGAGCGGTCTACGTCGGGGCGTTCGCGATGAGGCGCGGGAGCGGCGCGACCGTCACGGCCGCCGCGGCCCTCTTCGGCGGCTCCGCCGACGCGAAGAGCGAGAGCGACAAGCAGACGAACCTTCGCGACGGCTCGCTCGACGCTTGCAAGAAATCCGCCCCCGACTCGGTGCAGGCGCCCGCGGACTGCCACAGCGCGATTCGCGTGGAGCTCTTCCCTATTGGCGACGCGCGCCCCGGCGCGGACACCGGCCTCTCGACCATCGCCAGCCCGTGCCCCGAGGGCTACGCCTTCGCCGCTGGAAGGTGCACGACCGCCGCAAAAGATGAGGCCTTCCTCTGCGCGCCCACGGACGAGGCGGCCTGTCGTGCGCAATGCAAGAAGGGCAGCGCGGCGAGCTGCTACAACCTCGCCCACCTGCTCACCGGCGTCGAGGACGCGTGCAAGGGCAAGGGGGAGGGCTGCATCGCCATCGCGGGCGCCGCCGTCGGCGCTGCGAACTATCCGCAGCACCTCGAGGGCGCCAAGCTCTACGAGAAGGCCTGCGCCGACGGCGTCCCGGCCGCGTGCTTCTACGTCGGCAGCCACATCTCTGAGGGGCTCTACGGCTACGCCAAGAGCGACGACAAGGCGGACGCGAGCTTCGATCGTGGCTGTAGCCTCGGGCACGCGCTCTCGTGCGCCAAGCTCGCCGAGCGCCTGGAGACGCGAGACCGGGCGGCGCCGCGCGCGGTGACGCTCTCTCAGCGCGCGTGCGACCTCGGCTATGGCCCTGGCTGCTTCGCGGTGGTGGCCAAGTACCTGAAGGGGCAAGGCACACCGAAGAACCCGGCCGCCGCGCGCGCCGTGCTCTCTCGCACGTGCACGGCGGGAGACGCGAAGCGCTGCGCGGAGCTCGGCGTGCTCATGCTCGACGGCACGCTCGGCGACGACGCGAAGAAGGATGTGCCCGGGGCGCTCGCGGCGCTCGGCCGAGGCTGCGATCTCAAGCGCGAGGAGTCGTGCCGACTCGCGGCGATGGCCTGCTCGGGGGAGTGGGGAGTCGCGAAGGACGCGGCGAAGGCGAGGTCCTATTTCGACCGCGCCTGCGCCGGCGCCGCGGCGACGGGGAAGGCCTGCGTGAGCCTCGCCGCGCGCCTCAAGAAATAG